GATAGACGGTGGGCAGGTTGCGCCACCAACAACATTGCGCTGCAGACTTTGCAAGCGGCTGCCTGTTTTTTGGGCAGCAAGCAATAGGCCTTGCCAAATGGTAGGAACCCCCAAGGCCACTGTTACTTTATAATCATCAATTAAACGAACGAGGCTATCCCCATCTAAATTTGGACCAGGCAGAATGAGCGAACTCCCGACCATTGCTGCTGCATAGGGAATACCCCATGCATTGACATGGAACATGGGAACCACAGGCATGACAATATCTCGAGCAGAAATATTTAAAGAGTCGGGGAGTGCAATGGCCATTGTATGCAGTAAGGTCGAACGATGGCTATATAAGACTCCTTTGGGATTCCCCGTGGTGCCCGAGGTATAACATAAGGAGCTCGGTGTTTCTTCCTTGAATTGCGGCCAATCAAATTCTACGGATTGATCTTGAATTAACTCATCATAAAAAATAACGTTTGGAAGTGCGTTAGCGACGCTTTCATCATAGGCGCTTAAACAGATCAATTTTTCAACCGAAGGAATTTTATCCTCAAGCGCACTGATTAATGGTAAAAATGTACTGTCGAAGAAAATAACTTTATCTTGAGCATCATGAATAATAAAGGTCAACTGCTCTGGAAATAATCGAGGGTTAATCGTATGGCAAACATAACCGCATCCAGAAATGGCATACCATGATTCTAGGTGACGGCGGTTATTCCATGCGATTGTGGCAATACGATCACCCTCGCTTAAATTAAACGCCTTGAAAGCATTTGCTAAGCGTTTACTATTCTGCTGGATGTGTTTCCAATTCGTAGTGCTGAGTTGGCCATCGATTTCACGTGAAAAAATGGCCGTATCTGCGTGATATTTTGCTGCATGCTCTATTAAGTTACTAATCAATAAATCCTGATGTATCATTTTTCCAAACATTTTTTATCCTTTTCACTACTTGGTGCGGTCAATGCTGCTGTGAACCTGAAGTTCACTGTCTTAATATTTATGGTGAATGACTGAAATAAAATGATATTTAAAAGACAAGTTCATGAGGAGTGATATCTCTAGAGATGTACCACACCTCGAGTACAGTGAGAACTTGATGCGTAGCAAAATGAAAGTAGCATTGAGAAAAATAGTGGTCAATATGAAAGCGAATTTTATTCATATTAATCATGCAAAGGCTGAATAATTC
The DNA window shown above is from Acinetobacter colistiniresistens and carries:
- a CDS encoding long-chain fatty acid--CoA ligase encodes the protein MFGKMIHQDLLISNLIEHAAKYHADTAIFSREIDGQLSTTNWKHIQQNSKRLANAFKAFNLSEGDRIATIAWNNRRHLESWYAISGCGYVCHTINPRLFPEQLTFIIHDAQDKVIFFDSTFLPLISALEDKIPSVEKLICLSAYDESVANALPNVIFYDELIQDQSVEFDWPQFKEETPSSLCYTSGTTGNPKGVLYSHRSTLLHTMAIALPDSLNISARDIVMPVVPMFHVNAWGIPYAAAMVGSSLILPGPNLDGDSLVRLIDDYKVTVALGVPTIWQGLLLAAQKTGSRLQSLQRNVVGGATCPPSIIREFRDTYHCDTIHAWGMSEISPLGTANQPKAKHETLNTEQLEKLRQSQGRPPFGIELRIVDEKTMTPLANDGQTQGNLQVRGPWVVDHYFNQAKSSLTSDGWFDTGDIATIDSDGYMTIRDRAKDLIKSGGEWISSVEIENIAVGHPEIRMAAAIAARHPKWDERPILIAVKQEHSSLTEQDLLTYFADKIASWQIPDAVIFVDALPINGTGKIVKTELRAAYADFLLNS